One genomic region from Ptychodera flava strain L36383 chromosome 14, AS_Pfla_20210202, whole genome shotgun sequence encodes:
- the LOC139148969 gene encoding monocarboxylate transporter 2-like isoform X2, producing MQIDRKGTIAEQSLQLKMIEVKNKWGWVVTVCTFIVIIPVTGIPSSFGVIFVKLQEEYEITDFETGWIGSVAFGIIFIASPISTGLFKRYGHRKVAVAGVVLCSTGMLASSFVTIPSLLFLTYSVLYGVGTNFIDNSSLNLIGLYFPRKNSARATCFATLGWSVGSLAFNPLVEVLCAHIGWRHTFRVFCGVLCVVGIPCVLTYSPVPSERLGRECSIERSNKVQEPQTFRRYVISFQKAIQAPGMWFWIFGNVLACLSLLFPFVNMIKFMTTIGISELRGAFALTVMGIADLLGRITTSLVGDRLPFHVIYLYCLSYVVMALSIFSLLLITSFSGMVIFVSGTRTASSQTFGIVSLVCY from the exons ATGCAGATTGATCGAAAAGGGACAATCGCGGAGCAGTCCTTACAACTGAAAATGATAGAGGTAAAGAACAAATGGGGCTGGGTTGTTACAGTGTGTACATTCATCGTCATTATACCTGTAACAGGTATCCCAAGTTCTTTCGGTGTAATATTCGTAAAACTGCAGGAAGAATATGAAATCACCGATTTCGAGACAG GATGGATCGGTTCCGTGGCGTTCGGCATTATTTTCATTGCCTCACCAATATCGACTGGCTTGTTCAAACGGTACGGACACAGAAAAGTTGCAGTTGCAGGGGTCGTCCTATGTTCCACGGGAATGTTAGCGTCATCTTTTGTGACGATACCCAGTCTTTTATTCCTGACCTACAGCGTACTTTACGGAGTCGGaacaaattttattgacaatTCGTCACTGAACTTGATCGGGCTATATTTTCCCCGGAAAAACAGCGCTCGAGCGACATGTTTCGCTACACTTGGCTGGAGTGTCG GTTCCCTGGCTTTCAATCCGCTGGTCGAGGTTTTGTGCGCACATATCGGGTGGCGACACACTTTCAGAGTGTTCTGTGGTGTTTTGTGTGTGGTCGGTATACCCTGCGTTTTGACGTACTCCCCTGTTCCAAGTGAAAGACTCGGACGGGAATGTTCAATTGAAAGATCTAACAAAGTGCAGGAACCGCAGACTTTTCGTCGATATGTCATATCTTTTCAGAAGGCCATTCAAGCACCGGGAATGTGGTTCTGGATTTTCGGAAATGTTTTGGCATGTCTGTCCTTGCTATTTCCCTTTGTTAACATG ATAAAATTCATGACAACGATTGGAATCTCAGAATTGCGGGGAGCCTTTGCCCTCACCGTTATGGGCATTGCAGATCTACTGGGTCGTATTACTACGTCTTTGGTCGGTGACCGTCTTCCATTCCATGTGATCTACCTTTATTGTCTATCGTACGTAGTGATGGCACTTAGCATCTTCAGTTTACTTCTGATAACCTCTTTCTCCGGGATGGTGATTTTTGTGTCAG ggacgcgcacagcttccagtcagacttttgggatcgtgtctcttgtgtgttactaa
- the LOC139148967 gene encoding monocarboxylate transporter 2-like: protein MQIDRKGTIAEQSLQLKMVEVKNKWGWVVTVCTFIVIIPVTGIPSSFGVIFVKLQEEYEITDLETGWIGSVAFGIIFIASPISTGLFKRYGHRKVAVAGVVLCSTGMLASSFVTLPSLLFLTYSLLYGVGTNFIDNSSLNLIGLYFPRKNSARATCFATLGWSVGSLAFNPLVEVLCSHIGWRHTFRIFSGVLCVVGIPCVLTYSPVPRERPCKEVGSSNLHPECSTRSNKVQEPQTFGRYVISFQKAFQAPGMWLLIVGTVLACLSLLFPFVNMIKFMTTIGIPELRGAFALTVMGIADLLGRITTSLVGDRLPFHVIYLYCLSYVVMALSIFSLLLITSFSGMVIFVSGFGFCTGVINSILFKACMDLFGMEILPEAWTLTVVAGGLAVMVGPSIAGVTYDHTQSFSVAFYIGGVCTFWQHSFSCVFHGFRRGKAGTGESMARFYR, encoded by the exons ATGCAGATTGATCGAAAAGGGACAATCGCGGAGCAGTCCTTACAACTGAAAATGGTAGAGGTGAAGAACAAATGGGGCTGGGTTGTTACAGTGTGTACATTCATCGTCATTATACCTGTAACAGGTATCCCGAGCTCTTTCGGTGTAATATTCGTAAAACTGCAGGAAGAATATGAAATCACCGATTTGGAAACAg GATGGATCGGTTCCGTGGCGTTCGGCATTATTTTCATTGCTTCACCAATATCGACTGGCTTGTTCAAACGGTACGGACACAGAAAAGTTGCAGTTGCAGGGGTCGTCCTATGTTCCACGGGAATGTTAGCGTCATCTTTTGTGACGCTACCCAGTCTTCTATTCCTGACCTACAGCTTACTTTACGGAGTCGGaacaaattttattgacaatTCGTCACTGAACTTGATCGGGCTATATTTTCCCCGGAAAAACAGCGCTCGAGCGACATGTTTCGCTACACTTGGCTGGAGTGTAG GTTCCCTGGCTTTCAATCCCCTGGTCGAGGTTTTGTGCTCACATATCGGGTGGCGACACACTTTCAGAATATTTAGTGGTGTCTTGTGTGTGGTCGGTATACCCTGCGTTTTGACGTACTCCCCTGTTCCACGTGAAAGACCATGCAAAGAGGTCGGATCTTCTAACCTTCATCCGGAATGTTCAACTAGGTCTAACAAAGTGCAAGAACCGCAGACTTTTGGTCGATATGTCATATCTTTTCAGAAGGCCTTTCAAGCACCGGGAATGTGGCTCTTGATTGTCGGAACTGTCTTGGCGTGTCTGTCCTTGCTATTTCCCTTTGTTAATATG ATAAAATTCATGACAACGATTGGAATTCCAGAATTGCGGGGAGCCTTTGCCCTCACCGTTATGGGCATTGCAGATCTACTGGGTCGTATTACTACGTCTTTGGTCGGTGACCGTCTTCCATTCCATGTGATCTACCTTTATTGTCTATCGTACGTAGTGATGGCACTTAGCATCTTCAGTTTACTTCTGATAACCTCTTTCTCCGGGATGGTGATTTTTGTGTCAG GTTTTGGGTTCTGTACGGGCGTGATAAATTCAATCTTGTTCAAAGCGTGTATGGATCTTTTTGGCATGGAGATATTGCCAGAGGCTTGGACACTGACTGTAGTGGCAGGTGGCCTTGCGGTAATGGTTGGTCCAAGTATTGCAG GTGTGACATACGACCACACACAGTCCTTCAGCGTCGCATTCTACATCGGTGGGGTCTGTACATTTTGGCAACACTCATTTTCCTGTGTATTCCACGGGTTCAGAAGAGGAAAAGCTGGAACCGGAGAGTCCATGGCTAGATTTTACAGATAA
- the LOC139148969 gene encoding monocarboxylate transporter 2-like isoform X1, with protein sequence MQIDRKGTIAEQSLQLKMIEVKNKWGWVVTVCTFIVIIPVTGIPSSFGVIFVKLQEEYEITDFETGWIGSVAFGIIFIASPISTGLFKRYGHRKVAVAGVVLCSTGMLASSFVTIPSLLFLTYSVLYGVGTNFIDNSSLNLIGLYFPRKNSARATCFATLGWSVGSLAFNPLVEVLCAHIGWRHTFRVFCGVLCVVGIPCVLTYSPVPSERLGRECSIERSNKVQEPQTFRRYVISFQKAIQAPGMWFWIFGNVLACLSLLFPFVNMIKFMTTIGISELRGAFALTVMGIADLLGRITTSLVGDRLPFHVIYLYCLSYVVMALSIFSLLLITSFSGMVIFVSGFGFCTGVINSILFKACMDLFGVEILPEAWTLTVVASGLGIMVGPSIAGVTYDHTQSFSIAFYIGGGLYILAALVSLCIPLVQKRKIWNRRVHG encoded by the exons ATGCAGATTGATCGAAAAGGGACAATCGCGGAGCAGTCCTTACAACTGAAAATGATAGAGGTAAAGAACAAATGGGGCTGGGTTGTTACAGTGTGTACATTCATCGTCATTATACCTGTAACAGGTATCCCAAGTTCTTTCGGTGTAATATTCGTAAAACTGCAGGAAGAATATGAAATCACCGATTTCGAGACAG GATGGATCGGTTCCGTGGCGTTCGGCATTATTTTCATTGCCTCACCAATATCGACTGGCTTGTTCAAACGGTACGGACACAGAAAAGTTGCAGTTGCAGGGGTCGTCCTATGTTCCACGGGAATGTTAGCGTCATCTTTTGTGACGATACCCAGTCTTTTATTCCTGACCTACAGCGTACTTTACGGAGTCGGaacaaattttattgacaatTCGTCACTGAACTTGATCGGGCTATATTTTCCCCGGAAAAACAGCGCTCGAGCGACATGTTTCGCTACACTTGGCTGGAGTGTCG GTTCCCTGGCTTTCAATCCGCTGGTCGAGGTTTTGTGCGCACATATCGGGTGGCGACACACTTTCAGAGTGTTCTGTGGTGTTTTGTGTGTGGTCGGTATACCCTGCGTTTTGACGTACTCCCCTGTTCCAAGTGAAAGACTCGGACGGGAATGTTCAATTGAAAGATCTAACAAAGTGCAGGAACCGCAGACTTTTCGTCGATATGTCATATCTTTTCAGAAGGCCATTCAAGCACCGGGAATGTGGTTCTGGATTTTCGGAAATGTTTTGGCATGTCTGTCCTTGCTATTTCCCTTTGTTAACATG ATAAAATTCATGACAACGATTGGAATCTCAGAATTGCGGGGAGCCTTTGCCCTCACCGTTATGGGCATTGCAGATCTACTGGGTCGTATTACTACGTCTTTGGTCGGTGACCGTCTTCCATTCCATGTGATCTACCTTTATTGTCTATCGTACGTAGTGATGGCACTTAGCATCTTCAGTTTACTTCTGATAACCTCTTTCTCCGGGATGGTGATTTTTGTGTCAG GTTTTGGATTCTGTACTGGTGTGATAAATTCCATCTTGTTCAAAGCATGTATGGATCTTTTTGGCGTGGAGATATTGCCGGAGGCTTGGACACTGACTGTAGTGGCAAGTGGCCTTGGTATAATGGTTGGTCCAAGCATTGCAG GTGTGACATACGACCACACACAGTCCTTCAGCATCGCTTTCTACATCGGTGGGGGTCTGTATATTTTGGCAGCACTCGTTTCCCTGTGTATTCCACTGGTTCAGAAGAGGAAAATCTGGAACCGGAGAGTCCATGGTTAG